From the genome of Lepeophtheirus salmonis unplaced genomic scaffold, UVic_Lsal_1.4 unplaced_contig_9497_pilon, whole genome shotgun sequence:
atcagttgccCTAAGTTGCCAATAAGAAGATGAGTTATTATCGTTTGTTATTGtcaaatcttcaatttttaaacgTTCACTTCCACTCCAAGGACTATGGAATTTTTCAActgtatattttagaaatatatcgTCTACGGCAATTTTGCATCTAGagtaaaaacttttgaatatgatCCAGATTCAGAAAATCccctataatattaaaaaaaaattattttctagaactaatttaatttgttgaaaataccAATGAATTGGCAAGAAATATTAGATTGCATTACATCATGatcactttaattttattatacatattactcaaattatatttattgtattaaaatggtTTCATATTCCCTgatgtttaaaataaaggattaatagattatatatttagaaaactcACGAGGCAATTGTAAATTGTTCACTCTCTCCTGatggactaaaaaaaaaaagctctaaATTATGATTATGTAGCTTTCCAAACCAATTTTGTTGACGTTCAAAAACAACCCTTATGCTTGTTTTGAGTTGAttacctttacaaaaaaaaaaaaaaaatgttgattttttgcagaaattcatcaatacttaaatgtaaattaattatataatgtatcaAACTTTGGTGAACTTACCACAATATTGAGCCTCATCTCTTGTTGTAAAATACAATAATCCCCTTGCATTACGAGGAGTGTTCAGACCAAAAGGGAATGTTTCTGATGTCTCGTGGCATTCACCCATTAAGAAAGCTTCCCATCCTTTTTTACAAGGAAACCCATTCATTTTACATCCCTTATTTCTAATAGTTTCTGTATACAACATTGGAGCTCGGTCATGACTACAGGGTGCTCCCCCCACtattttgtaacataaaaaTTGCACTAAATTTCTATTTGACTCTCattaaaacttacaaaaatatattagtagttCCACAGATTTACATTTCGGTTGTTTTTCCCCACCATTAGCATAGAAATCAACATGGCCAGAACTATGATAAATACCTAAACCAAAACCATTTGTATGAATGACATCAACAAAATCTGCGTCATCTTTATCCAATCTAAATTTTGTCTCTTTACCACTAAAAGCGGGTCCAGCAGGATCCAATCCTGAATGttacaaatgttttaattattattaaaatatggtaTTAAATTAGACAAACCAGATATCCGGCTACAATTTGGTATATTAGATCCTACAATTCCACACACATGTGCTCCAAGACTAAAGCCAATTAAATGAAGGTTCGGTCCAATAGATCCAACTACTTACTGACATcattaaagaattttgcaatCATTAATCCAACTATATGTGTGTTTGCTACTGCCTGATCATATAATAAAGGTGACGCCCCATTCTCCCAGTTAGCACAAAACACATTTATATCTGactatatattttgtgattgattaattccttataaatttttttaagtcttaCTTCATTCAGAAGAGCTTGTCTCATTCCAACTGCCCATTCGTGATCACAACTAGTCTTATATCCATGTACAAGTGTTCTTGTAAGTTTTGCAGCATTAAAATTGGATTCATTCAGCTTTTGTGCctcgtcatatttaaaaatttgtggtGTTTCCAAGTTATTTCGTGTATAAAGTTTCATTTCTAAACCAATTAGTTCCACATTTTGAGGGCATTTTTCTAACACTACACCAGAAACAGGACTCATACTTCCTAAGTCactttgacaactttttttatgcCAAAAGCTTAAATgacaacaaaaatatgaaaaataaatgtaacttttttttttttttttttttgaatttcactAATTGTCGTTAAACCTTATACAAGgtactcaaaatatattaatctgaCAAGAAGTATACctaattttataactattgataaatatttttgtttttattttttttaagtttggcATCAAACCCTTTGTTGCGTGCAATGTACAAGTTAATTAGAACTGTTTTctcattgaaaaaattgtaattttaccTGAAAGctaaatattacattatcaAATCATTGCTttgaatttccattttttgagaaaaaagatatGAATGTGTTGTCCTGTAtcaaataagtcaaaaaattaaatcaaaaatatatatgtactaaataaatattttatacaattttaaatataacactATCTGCCTATAAATTAGGAGGTCAGGTTACAATTAATTCCAAATCTCATCTTGTAAGCAACAATTATAATagatggattaaaaaaaagataaattaaggCGACTGTTAGTCATAggttagaaaaaatatccttcactcctattccgtttaaaatcaaagaaattaatttaaaaacaaagtaatataatattcctgaaagattattattaacttttgtaaaaaaaagtttcaaagtaCATTCAATCGTATATGCTTGTAGTTAGAACATAATATAAGAAGAAgacataattttcaaaactttatgaCAATTGTTCTAAATTTGTcagtaatttttgtttcttaaatgcatatttttgtcTTATAGAAACTCAATATTCTTATACAAGAAAGTTAAAAACATAACTGACAAGATGCATTGTATTGTAATTGTCAATTAATTAGACAATTAGTTTTTGGCGATTTATcaaaggttataaaaatattggtttttttctgAATCCATCCGTTTCTGATGACTTAATTATACTTGTCCAACTTCATTATACATTGAATTAGTTTAGCTCATAGAGcccacaaatttcaaattatgaaaatcaattgaaaaaattgttttttgtataatatttatggaaacaataaatttactttcataAGCAGCACCCAGAAAAACTAAAATGCTAAATTgcaataagtatttttgttttaaatattctgtcaaatcatttttgcattaattttttcacCCTTTAGGAGTTTAgactttaaatttgatttcttggatcGAATCAGATTTTTTTGCTTAGAATTTTATCTGCATGAAATagatttagataaaattttctctggtttgtgtatattttgatttgaataagAAATTAGATGtagatacttataaaaatatagcatttagtatattaattatatgcatttatttCGTTTGAAAAAGATCAGTGGAAAAGGGGATATTTATgcaatatatgtacttaaaaaactaattaaactatttttaaaaaaaaaaaaaagaaattttgtttattgaaaTTGAGCTACTAGTTAAGAataattcacaatttaaaattaaatgacaaTATATAAAGAACTAATAATTGAATTGCATAAAAATGTCTCTTATGTTTTACTGGTATAaacttatatgaataataaattatatcaaattttatacgttgaagtaaaaaattgactttttggggcaatttaatatatcttttgatTCTAAGTCAACtaacaaatatgataaattaattcaatagagaaaaattattttatagagaaaaGTTGATtactaaacaaataatattgattaatttagaaatttaggTGCAAGTGTTTTGTGACTAccgcatataaatatattaacttaccGATTGTTAGCATTGCCATCATAATTTTCGTCTAAAATAGAGGTAATAACGTTTAAATATATTCGTTATAAATTACATAgagtaatgaaatattttcttgtaaatgtTGTAACTTCAATTCCCAAATTTCGTGTTTTTTATATACGGGGTATTCCAGTGGGGAAACGGATTTGTCTTAAATTGGGTATATGGTATTATTAATTGTGATTATTAATACCTGACAGGAAATATTAGATCCATTACTAAACggattatataataaatcactGACAGGAAAGTTTAACAAATCGTTAAAGATCTATCAAATAGTCCATCAAAAActtatgttataatttaataaaaaaaatttataattgaagtaGTGATGAGAATCTGATGTTTTTCTGGAGTCAGtatcggaaaaataatgtttaatctaCGTCTCCAATTCTtatggattattatttatttcttgggattttctgtttttctttttcgagcccattataacatgtaaacgCTCCAAGACTGACTTCCTTTCTctgtgaaatttataatttatgttttccaaTAGGCAACACTATGTTGAAACTGGTTGACATTACTACAATGTGTATTCTTAATTCCATTCCGTTTGAAATGTAAtctttgtttgatatttttagactAGGGGAGGTAATTGAAATTGCTTGGAATTACACAGTTTGTTAAAAACACACTCAAGAATGCTCTTCAGACTGAatggtcaaatttgattttcaatctacTAGCCACTAATTCATTTGACATTTCCCTTGAAATTGAAGCTTAAACATAATCCCCATTCCTTTAGCACTAGCAATTTTTCAGTTCAAGACTATGATCTAGTAACTACCATgatcttctttgtttaaatagttGTTATTACTTGAAGTGAATTTAcggtttaaaattttaatatgtattcgtattccataaatatattttttttaatcaattttccctctttaaggatgaatatgtaaaaaatagatattagcCGTTTAAAAActcttattttctatatttcatatgcattcatattaataagcatcagtACCACTAAAAACATAATGGGTTTTCATTATAACAAGACcaaatcttaattattaataagtagATAAAATAAGCTGTTTAATTAGGCTTATAACTatgatttaaataagtaaaaactaattttaaagttaatcttggaaaataaattccgtatacaattttattgaaattaaatttccaataattctttaaaaaatataatttttttgtctggcGAGTTTTTTAGCAAGCAAAAGTGTTAAGGTGATTAACAGGTTTTTAAGGGAGTAACAAGTGAAGTTCGTATCTCCTCAAGTCTTTTTTCAGAAACCCAAACATTCTCATTCAGTCCatcacaataaatattattcacattaaataaaggaaggtgatttatgttatcaattttaatttttttaaatatttagcaaaagggtattttttaagtattgtttaaaatattaaaggaacCGCCTCTAGAGACTAAAGAGAAGCTTGATATACATTATGGAGACTCTTCACCTTTTAATAGAagagtttataagtggtttcaaaaattttgggTTGGCCATATGGGTACAATTGACGCTGAATGTTCTTGAcaccctgttgaggttactcataaagaaatcatttataaaattcataatatgctgatggatgacagaagagtgaaggtgcgtgagattAGGAGTGCTACGGGCTTCTTGAGTTGAAACCTTAGTACTGGTAAGCACTGTTAATTTAGTCAGCTATTTTAAGTTTTGTCTCATCTTCGTCTATTGTTCGTATTGTCGAAGCAAAGTCGAACCATGAACACATTGAAAAATCTTTCAAGGATCTGGATCAACTAATTTTAACTCAAAAGTTCGATATTAAGTCATCACCAGCCTAGAGAAACTCGTCCACCTTTTCTTCCTCTATAATTTGGACTTACTTGAGACTACTGGAGAAATAAATTGGATTTGCAGACCAGCCCTTTTCACACTCCAAGAGAAACGTCACCGTAACACCACCGAGACGCTCTCTCCTTGTCTATTACCTTCTGCAGTCTTAAGCCAACAACAAACAATATCTTCTACCAGGTTGTACtgcatagatatataaataagggTCAAGTTTTGTAGTTCTTCTCGCCTTCCCTCTCCctatattgtattaattatacaataacaATCAATCTCACCTTACTATACTTTGCTTTTGCAACTAGGTCTACAGGTGTCTTTCAGCAGTAGCAGTTTACTTTATTGTTTGAATTACTACtcgtaataataatttaaatatacctaCTTTTCTTCCCGCTTTCGTTATTAAATTACTCCTTTTTATATGAAcaacttttgtttaattttccGATCAAAACTATGTCTTTATatctctttatttaaataaaaaaactatgacaTTTCACTCACCACCATGAGTTCCCCGATTGCAATTATCATTAATTCCATTCAATGGGATTATCCCCTTTGCAAATTCCTTGCCAAAACTAACTCCAGTCTGAGGGTGCTCATTAATGCTATCCACCCCTTGGAATGAGAGGAGTATAACATCCGGCACTACGCCAGTAGTACCTTCCCTCAAGGGGATGAGGACACATATCAAGCTGTAGCCTCAATTGTGAAACACCTCATTAATAAGTGTCCCAATGAGGCAAAGCAAAATCTGCATACTTGTTTCTCTCAGCCTTTGCCATCTCTTGTGATGACATAGTAAAAATAAGACATCGCCAAGCCTATATTGCAATTCTGAACGATATACAGGTCTCACCCCTTGACACTGATACTAGGACACTTATGTCCAGACTAAAGTGTGTCAACAGATGGGTGAAGGCTGAAATTGAACTTTTAACCAGCACAGTCATCCAATTTATTAGGGAGTTTCCTGACAAAACTGAGCAGGCTATGCTGAACCATATTTGCCAAAAGTTTGCGTACATACCTAGGAAATCTGTCATAAACCCCTTCCAAACCCCTACTCTTCTAGCCAAGGTGAAGGTGGCACGTACTAGAACCAGAGACTTGACAATACGAAAAAACCGAGGTATCTAGTGACCCTTCGAATAGTTGTAGTCATAATAATATTACCATCGACTCTACTGCCTCATCTTCGACTGACTCTCCCGCTGCCCGTTCGGCCCTACAGAGGTAATCGAACTTGCTGTATCTCCTTTGCCCAATCCTGTATCGACTCCCAAAAGTATAATCGGATCATAAGCACACTCGAATTAAATCGTCCCCTGGAGGTATCAACTCCTGACACCCCAATAGGCCATAAACAAGACTTAAAAAGGCCCATTGAGACAAACGAGATACCTGTCTCTAAACGGACTCACAGACTAATGCCTTTACCTGTCCCGAACTCGGTAAGGAATAATGCGGTTACCAGCAATCCCAAGCCCCTTTCCATTCCTGATGCTTCCAAGTTCCGAGACAGCCCCAACACCAACGGACTTCGACATCTGCTGACCATACTGCGATGTTGAGCAGCCTTGACAGGGCAATTAATGTTCAATTAAACAGACGACCAGTCGACCCAATTCAACTTTAGGCCGCTGTCGAACCTCCAAACGCCTTCTACTGGTTCTAGTAGGACTTGGAATGCTGAAGAGCAAGCAACCCTTGCCAATGCTAACCAGCCTGCTGAAGCTGAAGCTATGTTAATCCTACAAGCTGCAGTCAATACTCCATTGACCAACACCCAGATAATCTCTGACTTTGAGAGTGCCAGCAAGTAATAAAAACAACAGCTCCCCCCAACCAATAGCCTGTAGCTCCCTCATCAGCCTTAACGGACGATGCTGCTACAACATTTAAAGCAAACAAGGTTAGAAGGCATAAGAGGCTCCTTTCTTACTGGGAAATGACAATTGTCTATCTATCCCGGGAGAAATGGACTTTAAACAACCCTTCATACCTGCCCTTCACGTGTTGCCGTTATTCGAGGTACTTTAGTCTAGAGTAGTTCTCGTCTAAGTGAGATGGTGATTCACCTCCATagtcttttaaattttctctatGCTCCTAGGTATCCCACTACCCTATCCCCCAATCACAAAAGATTACTAAAAAAAGAGTATACCGGGAGACCCCCAA
Proteins encoded in this window:
- the LOC121131679 gene encoding lipase member I — encoded protein: MSKSVGVGAVSELGSIRNGKGLGIAGNRIIPYRVRDSFWHKKSCQSDLGSMSPVSGVVLEKCPQNVELIGLEMKLYTRNNLETPQIFKYDEAQKLNESNFNAAKLTRTLVHGYKTSCDHEWAVGMRQALLNESDINVFCANWENGASPLLYDQAVANTHIVGLMIAKFFNDVRLDPAGPAFSGKETKFRLDKDDADFVDVIHTNGFGLGIYHSSGHVDFYANGGEKQPKCKSVELLIYFLGGAPCSHDRAPMLYTETIRNKGCKMNGFPCKKGWEAFLMGECHETSETFPFGLNTPRNARGLLYFTTRDEAQYCGNQLKTSIRVVFERQQNWFGKLHNHNLELFFFSPSGESEQFTIASGFSESGSYSKVFTLDAKLP